The Arachis hypogaea cultivar Tifrunner chromosome 19, arahy.Tifrunner.gnm2.J5K5, whole genome shotgun sequence genome has a window encoding:
- the LOC112776304 gene encoding uncharacterized protein has translation MDNTRCWFNRFKSKDKVPSTKHKDTMSTGKEGSRPPTNEEAPSSATKQKVAAAKQFIENHYKKQMKDLQERKERRNMLEKKLADAEVSEEEQNNLLKYFEKKEREYMRLQRHKMGADDFEPLTMIGKGAFGEVRICREKATGHVYAMKKLKKSEMLRRGQVEHVKAERNLLAEVDSNCIVKLYYSFQDEEYLYLIMEYLPGGDMMTLLMRKDILTEDEARFYVGETVLAIESIHKHNYIHRDIKPDNLLLDRNGHMKLSDFGLCKPLDCSNLQETDFSMGNNRSGALRSDGRPVAPKRTQQEQLQHWQKNRRTLAYSTVGTPDYIAPEVLLKKGYGMECDWWSLGAIMYEMLVGYPPFYSDEPMLTCRKIVNWRTHLKFPEEAKLSPEAIDLISRLLCNVEQRLGTKGAYEIKAHPWFKGIEWDKLYQMKAAFIPEVNGELDTQNFEKFEEGDNQTQPSSKSGPWRKMLSSKDINFVGYTYKNYEIVNDDQLPGIAELKKKNTKTKRPSIRTLFDDESAMAANQPGQGSFLKLLPSQPEVPEKSEYQ, from the exons ATGGATAATACAAGGTGTTGGTTTAATAGGTTCAAGTCAAAAGATAAAGTGCCGTCTACAAAACATAAGGATACTATGAGCACCGGAAAAGAAGGGTCAAGACCTCCAACAAACGAAGAAGCACCTTCCAGTGCAACCAAACAGAAGGTTGCAGCTGCGAAACAGTTCATAGAAAACCATTATAAAAAGCAGATGAAGGATCTGCAGGAGAGGAAGGAACG ACGGAATATGCTTGAAAAGAAATTGGCTGATGCTGAAGTCTCCGAGGAAGAGCAGAACAACCTGCTTAAGTATTTTGAGAAAAAGGAGAGGGAATACATGCGCCTTCAGAGGCATAAGATGGGGGCTGATGATTTTGAACCCCTGACTATGATAGGGAAGGGTGCATTTGGAGAG GTCAGGATCTGCCGTGAGAAAGCAACTGGTCATGTATATGctatgaagaaactcaagaaatcAGAGATGCTTCGCAGAGGGCAG GTTGAACATGTTAAAGCCGAGAGGAACTTACTTGCAGAAGTTGACAGCAATTGCATTGTAAAGCTTTATTATTCCTTTCAAGATGAAGAGTACTTATATCTCATCATGGAGTATCTACCTGGTGGTGATATGATGACGCTGCTCATGCGGAAGGATATACTGACAGAAGACGAGGCAAGGTTCTATGTAGGAGAGACTGTCCTTGCTATCGAGTCTATTCATAAACATAATTATATTCATCG GGATATCAAGCCCGACAATTTGCTGCTGGATAGAAATGGTCACATGAAATTATCAGATTTTGGATTATGTAAACCACTAGACTGCAGTAATCTTCAGGAAACGGATTTCTCTATGGGAAATAACAGAAGTGGTGCCCTTCGGAGTGATGGACGTCCTGTGGCTCCTAAAAGAACTCAACAAGAGCAACTGCAGCATTGGCAGAAAAATAGGCGAACGCTT GCCTATTCTACGGTTGGAACACCTGACTATATTGCCCCTGAGGTTTTACTGAAGAAAGGATATGGCATGGAATGTGATTG GTGGTCTCTGGGAGCTATAATGTATGAAATGCTGGTGGGGTATCCACCCTTCTATTCCGATGAACCGATGTTGACTTGTAGAAAG ATAGTAAATTGGAGAACTCATTTAAAATTTCCAGAAGAAGCTAAACTCTCGCCTGAGGCAATAGATCTTATTAGTCGACTTCTATGTAATGTGGAACAGAGGCTTGGAACCAAAGGAGCCTATGAAATAAAG GCTCACCCATGGTTCAAAGGTATTGAGTGGGACAAGTTGTACCAAATGAAAGCTGCTTTTATTCCTGAGGTCAATGGTGAATTAGatactcaaaattttgaaaagtttgaggag GGCGATAACCAAACTCAACCTTCCTCAAAATCAGGCCCATGGAGAAAG ATGCTGTCATCTAAGGACATTAACTTCGTCGGCTACACATATAAGAACTATGAAATTGTGAATGATGATCAACTACCTGGAATTG ctgagttgaagaagaagaacacaaaAACTAAAAGG